The Alteriqipengyuania halimionae genome contains a region encoding:
- a CDS encoding crotonase/enoyl-CoA hydratase family protein yields MSEEVLVEKADGVMVVTINRPDAKNAMNKSAAEAISAAMDDLEADGDVAVGILTGAGGTFCSGMDLKGFLKGESPFVENRGFGGLSQWTPKKPLIAAVDGYALAGGMELALSCDLIVANDKAQFGIPEAKRGLAAAAGGLIKLPRQMPWRIAMELALTGDFISAARAYELGFINRVSDGPSLDAAKELAAKIAANGPLALAASKGVIRDSHTWTDEEMWTKQQQYVAPVFVSEDAREGAAAFAEKRKPEWKGK; encoded by the coding sequence ATGTCCGAAGAAGTGCTGGTCGAAAAAGCCGATGGCGTGATGGTGGTCACGATCAACCGTCCGGATGCGAAGAACGCCATGAACAAATCCGCCGCCGAAGCGATCAGCGCGGCGATGGATGATCTCGAGGCCGATGGCGACGTTGCGGTCGGTATCCTGACGGGTGCAGGCGGGACGTTCTGTTCCGGCATGGACCTCAAGGGCTTTCTCAAGGGCGAATCGCCCTTTGTCGAAAACCGTGGCTTCGGCGGGCTGAGCCAGTGGACGCCCAAGAAGCCGCTGATTGCGGCAGTCGATGGCTATGCGCTCGCCGGCGGTATGGAACTCGCACTCAGCTGCGATCTGATCGTCGCCAACGACAAGGCGCAGTTCGGCATTCCGGAGGCCAAGCGCGGGCTTGCGGCCGCCGCCGGAGGGCTGATCAAATTGCCGCGCCAGATGCCGTGGCGGATCGCGATGGAACTCGCGCTGACGGGGGATTTCATCAGCGCGGCACGCGCCTACGAGCTCGGTTTCATCAACCGGGTGAGCGATGGCCCGTCGCTCGACGCAGCCAAGGAGCTGGCGGCGAAGATCGCAGCCAACGGCCCGCTGGCGCTCGCGGCATCGAAGGGCGTGATCCGCGATTCGCACACCTGGACCGACGAAGAGATGTGGACCAAGCAGCAGCAATACGTCGCCCCGGTCTTCGTCAGCGAGGACGCGCGCGAAGGCGCGGCCGCCTTTGCCGAG
- a CDS encoding NADP-dependent isocitrate dehydrogenase, producing MAKIKVANPIVELDGDEMTKIIWEWIRERLILPYLDVDLKYYDLSIQSRDETDDQITVDAANAIKEHGVGVKCATITPDEARVEEFSLKKMWVSPNGTIRNILGGVVFREPIVIDNVPRLVPGWTDPIVVGRHAFGDQYRAKDTLIPGPGKLRLVFDGEDGETIDIDVFEFESSGVAMAMYNLDDSIRDFARASMNYGLDRGWPVYLSTKNTILKKYDGRFKDLFQEVFDNEFKDKFAEAGITYEHRLIDDMVASALKWNGKFVWACKNYDGDVQSDTVAQGFGSLGLMTSVLMTPDGKTVEAEAAHGTVTRHYRQHQEGKATSTNPIASIFAWTRGLMYRGKFDNTPDVVKFAETLERVCIETVEKGNMTKDLALLIGPDQNWMTTEQFFEAIVTNLEAEMANLG from the coding sequence ATGGCCAAGATCAAGGTAGCGAACCCGATCGTCGAACTCGATGGCGACGAGATGACGAAGATCATCTGGGAATGGATCCGCGAACGCCTCATCCTCCCCTATCTCGACGTCGACCTGAAGTATTACGATCTCTCAATCCAGAGCCGCGACGAAACCGACGACCAGATCACTGTCGATGCCGCGAATGCGATCAAGGAACATGGCGTTGGCGTCAAATGCGCCACCATCACCCCTGACGAAGCCCGCGTCGAGGAATTCAGCCTCAAGAAGATGTGGGTCAGCCCGAACGGCACGATCCGCAATATCCTCGGTGGCGTTGTCTTCCGCGAACCGATCGTGATCGACAACGTGCCGCGCCTGGTGCCGGGCTGGACCGATCCGATCGTCGTCGGCCGTCACGCCTTTGGCGACCAGTATCGCGCCAAGGACACGCTGATCCCGGGCCCGGGCAAGCTGCGCCTCGTCTTCGACGGCGAAGACGGCGAGACGATCGACATCGACGTGTTCGAGTTCGAATCGAGCGGCGTCGCGATGGCAATGTACAACCTCGACGATTCGATCCGCGATTTTGCCCGCGCCTCGATGAACTACGGCCTCGACCGTGGATGGCCGGTCTATCTTTCGACCAAGAACACCATCCTCAAGAAGTATGACGGCCGCTTCAAGGACCTGTTCCAGGAAGTGTTCGACAACGAATTCAAGGACAAGTTCGCCGAAGCCGGCATCACCTACGAACACCGCCTGATCGACGACATGGTCGCATCCGCACTCAAGTGGAACGGCAAGTTCGTCTGGGCTTGTAAGAACTACGACGGCGACGTTCAGTCGGACACCGTGGCCCAGGGCTTCGGCTCGCTCGGCCTGATGACCTCGGTCCTGATGACGCCCGATGGCAAGACCGTGGAAGCCGAAGCAGCGCACGGCACCGTGACCCGTCACTATCGCCAGCACCAAGAAGGCAAGGCGACCAGCACCAACCCGATCGCCAGCATCTTCGCCTGGACGCGCGGCCTCATGTATCGCGGCAAGTTCGACAACACGCCCGATGTCGTGAAGTTCGCCGAAACGCTCGAGCGCGTTTGCATCGAGACGGTCGAAAAGGGCAACATGACGAAGGATTTGGCGCTGCTGATCGGCCCGGACCAGAACTGGATGACGACCGAACAGTTCTTCGAAGCGATCGTCACGAACCTCGAGGCCGAAATGGCCAACTTGGGCTGA
- a CDS encoding carbon-nitrogen hydrolase family protein — protein MAKQPAKKRTTRRKGAEKFGQKRLEVRNARIKDIRGIADLVRRVYEDMPAYTHGEIRGQINNFPEGCFVALLDEEVVGYCATMQLAEALAFQPHDWDEITGNGYGSRHDPTGDWLYGYEMCVDPKVRGVRIGRRLYEERRALAEDRDLTGIVFAGRMPHYRRNRRKVDSPQDYLDQVVAGKLHDPVLRFQLANGFEPERVMENYLPEDKASAANAVMMVWRNPYVERDQPVKMRLPRGVESVRVATCQLQARAVADYDEFLRTVKYFVDVASDYESDFILFPELFTLMLLSFEEKELSPVEAIERLSEYTPRLRSDISDMAMKYNINIIAGSHPTRMDDGDIHNIAYVCLRDGSVHAQEKIHPTPNERYWWNIKGGDSVEVIQTDCGPIGVQICYDSEFPELSRRLADEGARIIFVPFCTDSRQGYLRVRYCGQARAIENQCFVVLSGNVGNLPNVANMDIQYAQSCILTPCDFPFARDGIAAEATENVETLTISDINLADLSWARAEGTVRNLADRRFDLYRIEWDEDGKHPGKPRPRREPLGPTGPGGG, from the coding sequence ATGGCCAAGCAACCGGCAAAAAAACGTACGACCCGCCGTAAGGGCGCCGAGAAATTCGGCCAGAAACGCCTCGAAGTTCGCAATGCGCGGATCAAGGATATCCGGGGCATCGCGGACCTTGTCCGGCGCGTCTACGAGGACATGCCCGCCTACACGCACGGTGAAATCCGCGGACAGATCAACAATTTTCCCGAGGGATGCTTCGTTGCGCTGCTCGATGAGGAAGTGGTTGGCTATTGCGCCACCATGCAGCTGGCCGAGGCGCTCGCCTTTCAGCCGCATGATTGGGACGAGATCACCGGCAACGGCTATGGCAGCCGCCACGATCCGACCGGCGACTGGCTTTATGGCTACGAGATGTGCGTGGACCCCAAGGTCCGCGGCGTGCGCATCGGCCGCCGGCTTTACGAGGAACGTCGTGCTCTCGCAGAAGATCGCGACCTGACAGGGATCGTGTTCGCCGGGCGGATGCCACATTATCGGCGCAACCGGCGCAAGGTCGACAGTCCGCAGGATTATCTCGACCAGGTCGTCGCCGGTAAGCTGCACGATCCGGTCCTCCGCTTCCAGCTCGCCAACGGGTTCGAACCTGAGCGCGTGATGGAAAACTACCTGCCCGAGGACAAGGCATCGGCCGCCAACGCCGTAATGATGGTGTGGCGCAACCCCTATGTCGAGCGCGATCAGCCCGTGAAGATGCGCCTGCCGCGCGGGGTGGAATCGGTGCGCGTGGCGACCTGTCAGCTGCAGGCACGTGCTGTCGCCGATTACGACGAATTTTTGCGTACGGTGAAATATTTCGTCGATGTCGCAAGCGATTACGAGAGCGACTTCATCCTGTTTCCCGAGCTTTTCACGCTGATGCTGTTGAGCTTCGAGGAAAAGGAACTCTCTCCCGTCGAGGCGATCGAACGGCTGTCCGAATACACGCCGCGCCTGCGCAGCGACATTTCCGATATGGCGATGAAGTACAACATCAACATCATCGCCGGATCGCACCCCACGCGCATGGACGATGGCGACATCCACAACATCGCCTATGTCTGCCTGCGCGACGGATCGGTCCATGCCCAAGAGAAGATTCACCCTACCCCCAACGAGCGCTATTGGTGGAACATCAAGGGCGGCGACAGCGTGGAGGTGATCCAGACCGATTGCGGCCCGATCGGCGTCCAAATCTGCTACGACAGCGAATTCCCCGAGCTATCGCGCCGCCTGGCCGACGAAGGTGCGCGGATCATCTTCGTACCTTTCTGCACTGACAGCCGCCAAGGCTATCTGCGTGTGCGCTATTGTGGTCAGGCCCGTGCGATCGAGAACCAGTGCTTCGTCGTCCTCAGCGGCAATGTGGGCAATCTGCCGAACGTTGCGAACATGGACATACAGTATGCGCAAAGCTGCATCCTGACGCCGTGCGACTTTCCGTTCGCGCGTGACGGCATTGCGGCCGAGGCGACCGAGAATGTCGAGACCCTGACGATCAGCGACATCAACCTTGCCGATCTCAGCTGGGCGCGCGCCGAAGGCACGGTCCGCAACCTCGCCGACCGCCGCTTCGACCTTTATCGAATCGAATGGGACGAGGACGGCAAGCATCCAGGAAAACCGCGTCCGCGGCGCGAACCGCTCGGCCCGACCGGCCCCGGCGGGGGTTAG
- a CDS encoding FAD-dependent oxidoreductase gives MDVFGDRANVTIMLHERVDVLVTGGGPAGMMAGLLLARAGVRVTVIEKHADFLRDFRGDTVHPSTLALFEQLGFLDDVLKLERGHIEQVSLRVADSTLTLADFRHLSVPAPFIAMMPQWDLLDLLARRAAGYPGFELRMETEAVGVTTDADGRISGVELADGGRIEAKLTIAADGRRSILRDAAELPLETLGAPMDVLWFRLTKPDALDDGETFGSVAAGRMLILIDRGDYYQCAFLVPKGGSDAVRSDSLEMFRRGIVDLVPELEPSVSALESWDEVKTLEVSLDRLTRWHRPGLLAIGDAAHAMSPIGGVGINVAVQDAVAMANILAAPLARGDNADPLLENVQAARWRSVVRMQRMQKLAQDRVIEPVLERTAPIRRPAFPLRLLDAVPLLRRVPGRVIGMGFDPQRIESPDAFAGKAA, from the coding sequence ATGGACGTATTCGGGGATCGCGCTAATGTCACGATCATGTTGCACGAACGCGTGGATGTTTTGGTAACCGGCGGCGGCCCAGCGGGCATGATGGCCGGATTGTTGCTGGCGCGAGCCGGCGTGCGAGTGACAGTCATCGAGAAGCACGCCGATTTCCTGCGCGATTTTCGCGGCGATACCGTGCACCCGTCGACGCTGGCACTGTTTGAACAGCTTGGCTTCCTCGACGATGTGTTGAAGCTCGAGCGCGGGCATATCGAGCAAGTCTCGCTTCGTGTGGCGGACAGCACACTGACGCTCGCCGATTTTCGCCACCTGTCCGTACCTGCGCCGTTCATCGCGATGATGCCGCAATGGGATCTGCTCGACCTGCTGGCGCGGCGCGCGGCAGGTTATCCCGGTTTCGAACTGCGGATGGAGACCGAGGCCGTCGGTGTCACAACCGATGCCGACGGCCGTATTTCCGGCGTCGAACTCGCCGATGGCGGGCGGATCGAAGCAAAGCTGACCATCGCGGCCGACGGGCGTCGCTCGATCCTGCGCGATGCGGCCGAGCTACCGCTGGAGACGCTGGGGGCACCGATGGACGTTCTCTGGTTCCGCCTGACGAAACCCGATGCGTTGGACGACGGCGAAACGTTCGGCAGCGTCGCTGCTGGCCGGATGCTGATCCTGATCGATCGCGGCGATTACTACCAATGCGCGTTCCTGGTGCCGAAGGGCGGATCCGACGCCGTGCGATCCGACAGCCTGGAGATGTTCCGGCGTGGAATTGTCGATCTTGTGCCCGAGCTCGAACCCTCGGTGTCCGCATTGGAGAGCTGGGACGAGGTCAAGACGCTCGAAGTATCGCTCGACCGGCTCACACGCTGGCATCGTCCCGGGCTATTGGCGATAGGGGACGCCGCGCACGCGATGAGCCCCATCGGTGGGGTGGGTATCAATGTGGCGGTACAGGACGCCGTAGCGATGGCGAATATCCTTGCGGCACCGCTTGCGCGCGGAGACAATGCCGATCCGCTCCTCGAAAACGTGCAGGCAGCGCGCTGGCGCTCTGTCGTAAGGATGCAACGAATGCAGAAGCTCGCGCAGGATCGCGTGATCGAACCCGTGCTCGAGCGTACGGCGCCGATCCGCAGGCCGGCCTTTCCGCTGCGCTTGCTCGATGCGGTGCCTCTGCTCCGGCGCGTTCCGGGCCGGGTGATCGGCATGGGGTTCGACCCTCAGCGGATCGAGAGCCCCGATGCATTTGCCGGGAAGGCTGCCTGA
- a CDS encoding cation:proton antiporter domain-containing protein → MAEANFASPALNDALVILGAAGIVIPVFSRLRVSPVIGFILVGVLVGPYGLGALAFDTKWLDFVTISDPDRLEPFAELGIILLLFSIGLELSFARLWALRKLVFGLGSLELLIGGGIMAAALAMIGQYWSGAIALGLALAMSSTALCLPIAGTKTPVGRAALSMLLFEDIALVPIIFLLGVLGPAAAAEDGASVVTLLWQGAAMIAVLMVGGRFLLPRLFAQAARTKLPENFLAATLLVVIASALATAAVGLSPIVGALIAGILIAETEYHGEVESITEPFKGLALGIFLLTIGMGIDLRVLGEIIGAVLIAVVLVLTFKAVLTGLLLRTMGARRSTAAETGILMASPSETTLIVLAAATSAQLIQPGTAQFWQVVCAIGLTITPLLARLGRVVARRIETPESLDRLPGAVDDDAPRTIIVGFGRVGRLVADMLRTHDQPYVAIDADADVIAAARANGYAAVFADAIRGDALDRLGIDRAPALILTMDEPVLAQRMVRKFRKDHPQLPIIARARDEEHSILLYKAGASHAVPETLESSLQLSEAVLVDLGVAMGPVIASIHEKRDELREQIMREGELETKPKLRSSTLQSE, encoded by the coding sequence ATGGCCGAAGCCAATTTCGCCTCCCCCGCCCTGAATGACGCGCTGGTGATCCTCGGCGCGGCCGGAATCGTGATTCCGGTCTTCTCGCGGTTGCGCGTTTCACCGGTGATCGGGTTCATTCTGGTGGGCGTCCTCGTCGGCCCCTACGGGCTCGGTGCGCTGGCCTTCGACACGAAATGGCTCGATTTCGTCACCATATCCGACCCGGACCGGCTCGAACCATTTGCCGAGCTGGGCATCATCCTGTTGCTGTTCTCGATCGGGCTCGAACTTTCGTTCGCTCGCCTATGGGCCTTGCGCAAGCTGGTGTTCGGCCTCGGTTCGCTCGAACTGTTGATCGGTGGCGGGATCATGGCCGCTGCGCTGGCAATGATCGGACAATATTGGAGCGGCGCGATCGCGCTGGGCCTCGCCCTGGCGATGTCGTCCACAGCCCTGTGCCTCCCCATCGCCGGCACGAAAACGCCGGTGGGCCGCGCCGCGTTGTCGATGCTTTTGTTCGAGGATATCGCGCTCGTCCCGATCATCTTCCTGCTCGGCGTTCTCGGACCGGCTGCGGCGGCAGAAGACGGCGCCTCGGTGGTCACCCTGCTGTGGCAGGGCGCAGCCATGATCGCGGTGCTCATGGTTGGCGGGCGGTTCCTGCTGCCACGACTCTTCGCGCAAGCGGCACGCACCAAACTGCCAGAAAACTTCCTCGCCGCCACTCTCCTGGTGGTGATCGCGTCGGCTCTCGCGACTGCGGCGGTGGGGCTCTCCCCTATCGTCGGTGCACTCATCGCCGGCATTCTGATCGCCGAAACCGAGTATCATGGGGAGGTCGAAAGCATCACCGAGCCCTTCAAGGGCCTTGCGCTGGGCATCTTCCTGCTGACCATCGGCATGGGCATCGACTTACGTGTGCTCGGCGAGATCATCGGCGCCGTGCTAATCGCCGTCGTCCTGGTCCTCACTTTCAAGGCGGTGCTCACGGGCCTGCTCCTGCGGACCATGGGCGCGCGCCGTAGCACCGCGGCGGAGACCGGCATCCTGATGGCCAGCCCGTCGGAAACCACGCTGATCGTTCTCGCGGCTGCCACGAGTGCGCAGCTTATCCAGCCCGGCACGGCACAATTCTGGCAGGTCGTTTGCGCCATAGGCCTCACGATCACGCCCCTCCTGGCAAGGCTCGGCCGGGTCGTGGCACGACGAATCGAAACGCCCGAATCGCTCGATCGGCTGCCAGGCGCGGTTGACGACGATGCTCCGCGCACGATCATTGTCGGTTTCGGCCGCGTCGGGCGGCTCGTCGCCGACATGCTCAGGACGCACGATCAGCCCTATGTGGCGATCGATGCCGATGCCGACGTGATCGCCGCAGCGCGCGCCAACGGGTATGCGGCCGTGTTCGCCGATGCGATCCGCGGCGATGCGCTCGACCGGTTGGGAATCGATCGCGCACCAGCGCTGATCCTCACCATGGACGAACCGGTCCTGGCGCAGCGGATGGTGCGCAAATTCCGCAAGGATCACCCGCAACTGCCGATCATCGCCCGTGCGCGAGACGAAGAGCATTCGATCCTGCTGTACAAGGCGGGGGCGAGCCATGCCGTGCCCGAGACGCTCGAAAGTTCGCTTCAACTGTCCGAGGCGGTGCTTGTCGACCTGGGTGTCGCGATGGGACCCGTCATCGCCTCGATCCATGAAAAGCGGGACGAACTGCGCGAGCAGATCATGCGCGAGGGCGAACTCGAAACGAAGCCGAAGCTACGTTCAAGCACCCTGCAATCGGAGTGA
- the alaS gene encoding alanine--tRNA ligase — translation MHSTNEIRQSFLDYFAQADHAVRPSAPLVPYNDPTLMFVNAGMVQFKNVFTGLETPPAPRATSAQKCVRAGGKHNDLDNVGYTARHHTFFEMLGNFSFGDYFKEQAIEHAWTLLTKEWGLAKDRLTVTVYHTDDEARSLWRRISGLPDERIIDIATKDNFWAMGEDGPCGPCSEIFWDHGDHIFGGPPGSPDEDGDRFVEIWNLVFMQFLQSGGEIDGALPSPSIDTGMGIERIAAVMQGVHDNYDTDTFKALIGASESLTGVKADGDQQASHRVIADHLRSTSFLIADGVLPSNEGRGYVLRRIMRRAMRHAHLLGASEPLMHRLLPALVTEMGQAYPELPRAQALIAETLEREETQFRKTLDKGLKLLDEATTELGEGDELPGETAFKLYDTYGFPYDLTEDALRSRDIGVDRAGFESAMERQKDAARAAWKGSGQAADSEVWFDIAERDGATEFTGYSATVGEGQVVAIVKDGVEVEGAAMGDEVIILTNQTPFYGESGGQTGDAGSVTSARGLKAEVEATSKPLGRLHAHHAVIREGEVAKGDEVRLEVDGERRDAIRANHSATHLVHAALRNRLGDHITQKGSLVSPDRFRFDFSHPKPLTDEEIADVEAEVNAEIRHNEAVGTRLMSTDEAVEAGALALFGEKYGDEVRVLSMGRSDWQGSGRNYSVELCGGTHVDATGDIGLFRIVSEGAVSSGVRRIEALTGEAARQWLVRREEALKTIASTLKTAPDEVEARVAALVDERKTLERELADAKRELALSGGGAKADAPVDEEIAGVAFSGKVIEGLNPKELRPLLDGEKARLGSGIAAVVAVNDGRAAFAVAVTDDLAERFDAVALVRAGVEKLGGKGGGGRADMAQGGGPDGGKAAEALDAVRQAIGG, via the coding sequence ATGCACTCGACCAACGAAATCCGGCAGTCCTTCCTCGACTATTTCGCGCAGGCCGATCACGCGGTGCGTCCGTCCGCGCCGCTCGTGCCGTACAACGATCCCACGCTGATGTTCGTGAATGCGGGCATGGTGCAGTTCAAGAACGTGTTCACCGGTCTGGAGACTCCACCTGCGCCGCGCGCGACGTCGGCGCAGAAATGCGTGCGCGCCGGCGGCAAGCACAACGATCTCGACAATGTCGGCTACACCGCGCGGCACCACACTTTTTTCGAGATGCTCGGCAATTTCTCGTTCGGCGACTATTTCAAGGAACAGGCGATCGAGCATGCCTGGACGTTGCTGACCAAGGAATGGGGCCTCGCCAAGGACCGTCTGACCGTCACCGTCTATCACACCGATGACGAGGCGCGCTCGCTGTGGCGACGGATTTCGGGCCTTCCTGACGAGCGCATCATCGATATCGCCACGAAGGACAATTTCTGGGCGATGGGCGAAGATGGACCCTGCGGCCCGTGTTCGGAAATTTTCTGGGATCACGGCGACCACATTTTCGGTGGCCCTCCGGGATCGCCCGACGAGGACGGCGATCGCTTCGTGGAGATCTGGAACCTCGTGTTCATGCAGTTTCTTCAGTCGGGCGGCGAGATCGACGGCGCTTTGCCGAGCCCCTCGATCGACACCGGCATGGGGATCGAGCGGATCGCTGCCGTGATGCAAGGCGTGCACGACAATTACGATACCGACACGTTCAAGGCCCTGATCGGCGCCTCCGAGAGCCTGACCGGAGTGAAAGCCGACGGCGATCAGCAGGCAAGCCATCGCGTCATTGCCGATCACCTGCGCTCGACGAGTTTCCTTATTGCCGACGGCGTGCTGCCGTCGAATGAAGGGCGGGGCTACGTGCTGCGCCGGATCATGCGCCGCGCCATGCGGCATGCGCACCTGCTGGGGGCAAGCGAGCCGCTGATGCACCGCCTGCTACCCGCGCTCGTCACCGAGATGGGCCAGGCCTATCCCGAATTGCCTCGCGCGCAGGCGCTGATCGCCGAAACACTCGAGCGCGAGGAAACGCAATTCCGCAAAACGCTCGACAAGGGTTTGAAACTCCTCGACGAAGCCACCACCGAACTGGGCGAGGGCGACGAGTTGCCGGGCGAAACGGCGTTCAAGCTCTACGACACCTATGGCTTCCCTTATGACCTCACGGAAGATGCGCTGCGTTCGCGCGACATCGGTGTGGACCGCGCGGGCTTCGAAAGCGCGATGGAACGCCAGAAAGACGCAGCGCGCGCTGCGTGGAAGGGCTCGGGCCAGGCTGCAGACAGCGAAGTGTGGTTCGACATCGCCGAGCGCGATGGGGCGACTGAATTCACCGGTTATTCCGCCACTGTGGGCGAGGGCCAGGTCGTGGCGATCGTCAAGGACGGTGTCGAGGTGGAGGGGGCCGCGATGGGTGACGAGGTCATTATCCTCACGAACCAGACGCCGTTCTACGGCGAAAGCGGCGGCCAGACCGGCGATGCGGGAAGTGTTACGTCGGCTCGGGGGCTGAAGGCAGAGGTCGAAGCCACCAGCAAACCGCTCGGCCGGCTCCATGCCCATCATGCCGTCATTCGTGAGGGCGAGGTCGCGAAGGGTGATGAAGTGCGGCTCGAAGTCGATGGTGAGCGGCGCGATGCGATCCGCGCGAATCATTCTGCCACGCACTTGGTACACGCCGCCTTGCGCAATCGCCTGGGCGATCACATCACGCAAAAGGGATCGCTTGTTTCGCCCGACCGCTTCCGGTTCGACTTCTCGCACCCCAAGCCGTTGACCGACGAAGAAATCGCCGATGTGGAAGCCGAAGTGAACGCCGAGATCCGGCACAACGAAGCGGTCGGTACGCGGTTGATGAGCACCGACGAGGCGGTCGAGGCGGGTGCTCTGGCGCTGTTCGGCGAGAAATACGGCGACGAAGTGCGCGTGTTGTCGATGGGCCGGTCGGATTGGCAGGGCTCGGGCCGCAACTATTCGGTCGAGCTGTGCGGCGGCACGCACGTCGATGCGACGGGCGACATCGGCCTGTTTCGTATCGTGTCCGAAGGCGCGGTCAGTTCGGGAGTCCGCCGGATCGAAGCGCTGACAGGCGAGGCTGCACGCCAGTGGTTGGTGCGGCGCGAGGAAGCGCTCAAGACGATTGCATCGACGCTCAAAACTGCGCCGGACGAGGTCGAAGCGCGCGTTGCCGCGCTGGTCGACGAACGCAAGACACTCGAACGCGAACTTGCCGATGCCAAGCGCGAACTCGCCCTTTCGGGCGGTGGTGCCAAAGCCGATGCACCGGTCGATGAAGAGATCGCCGGGGTGGCATTCAGTGGCAAGGTGATCGAGGGATTGAACCCGAAGGAATTGCGACCGCTTCTCGATGGCGAAAAGGCGCGGCTCGGATCAGGGATTGCGGCTGTTGTCGCGGTCAATGATGGCCGGGCGGCGTTCGCCGTTGCAGTCACCGACGATTTGGCAGAGCGTTTCGATGCAGTCGCGCTCGTTCGCGCAGGCGTAGAAAAGCTTGGTGGCAAGGGCGGCGGCGGCCGCGCCGATATGGCGCAAGGCGGTGGGCCCGATGGCGGAAAAGCCGCCGAAGCGCTCGACGCGGTGCGTCAGGCGATCGGCGGCTAA
- a CDS encoding class I SAM-dependent methyltransferase codes for MTNGADWSGRVGASWAENHAATDRALAGLTEELLHDISRLPGRRIVDIGCGAGELSVALGRERDPAQVLGLDISSDLVAVARERGANHPNVEFRVADASDWRAGEFVPDLIVSRHGVMFFSDPVAAFTNLHRGAIENAALCFSCFREPDLNPWASEAGALFGRSQQGALSEPGPFAFADRLAVAAVLAAAGWRDVTHREVDFAFVAGAGERAVEDATRFFTRIGPAARAIAQCEGADRAAAMMRLRDWVASKAEGDIVALPAAAWVVTAKA; via the coding sequence ATGACAAACGGAGCCGATTGGTCGGGCAGGGTTGGTGCAAGCTGGGCGGAGAACCACGCGGCAACCGATCGTGCACTCGCTGGACTTACCGAGGAATTGCTGCACGACATCAGCAGACTGCCCGGTCGACGGATCGTCGATATCGGTTGCGGAGCGGGTGAATTGTCGGTTGCGCTCGGGCGGGAGCGCGATCCGGCCCAGGTGCTCGGGCTCGATATATCAAGCGACCTCGTGGCCGTTGCACGCGAGCGCGGTGCAAACCATCCCAATGTCGAATTCCGCGTTGCCGACGCATCGGATTGGCGCGCGGGCGAATTCGTGCCTGACCTCATCGTATCGCGGCATGGCGTGATGTTCTTTTCCGACCCGGTCGCGGCCTTCACCAATCTGCATCGCGGGGCGATTGAAAACGCGGCGCTGTGTTTCAGTTGCTTCCGTGAGCCCGATCTCAACCCCTGGGCCAGCGAAGCCGGTGCGCTGTTCGGGCGGTCCCAGCAAGGCGCACTTTCGGAGCCGGGGCCTTTCGCATTTGCCGACCGACTCGCGGTGGCCGCCGTGCTCGCCGCTGCCGGATGGCGCGATGTCACGCATCGCGAGGTCGATTTCGCCTTCGTTGCCGGAGCCGGTGAACGAGCGGTGGAAGACGCCACCAGATTCTTCACCCGGATCGGCCCTGCCGCGCGCGCGATTGCCCAGTGCGAAGGGGCTGACCGCGCGGCGGCGATGATGCGATTGCGCGACTGGGTGGCGAGCAAGGCCGAAGGCGATATCGTAGCGCTGCCGGCGGCCGCCTGGGTCGTTACGGCCAAGGCCTGA